In Candidatus Nitrosarchaeum limnium SFB1, the following proteins share a genomic window:
- a CDS encoding phosphoribosylformylglycinamidine cyclo-ligase: MALTYKKAGVDITKIKQSQVAIGRLIESTHKLQKMAKITHGFGHYAGIVEIPGGKLLATHTDGVGTKVVIANLMKKYNTIGIDCVAMNVNDIICIGATPVSFVDYIAANKNDQVIFKKIVEGLVKGAKKSAMPIVGGETAIMPDVIAGNGFSFDLAGMVVGLVTKKEMVLGNRIKPDDVIIGAKSSGIHSNGYSLARKALLSKYSVKDKVKKVGRIGDALLTPTEIYVKPVLEINQKCKVSGFAHITGGAFTKLLRLKNIGFRIDNLPKIPPIMELIAEQGVKQEEMYKTFNMGVGFCVIAPKDQGDKIKSIFKKHKIESQEIGQIVSKKGVFVNSIKIT; this comes from the coding sequence ATGGCCTTAACCTACAAAAAAGCAGGGGTAGACATTACAAAAATCAAACAAAGTCAAGTAGCAATAGGCAGACTAATTGAATCTACACATAAACTCCAAAAAATGGCAAAGATAACACATGGTTTTGGACATTATGCCGGAATAGTAGAAATTCCAGGAGGAAAACTATTAGCCACACATACAGATGGAGTAGGAACTAAAGTGGTGATTGCAAATTTAATGAAAAAATACAATACAATTGGAATAGACTGTGTTGCAATGAATGTAAATGATATAATATGTATAGGTGCAACCCCTGTTTCATTTGTAGATTACATCGCAGCAAACAAAAATGATCAAGTGATTTTTAAAAAAATTGTAGAGGGGTTGGTGAAGGGTGCAAAAAAATCGGCAATGCCAATTGTAGGAGGTGAAACTGCAATAATGCCAGACGTTATTGCAGGAAATGGATTTTCATTTGATTTAGCAGGAATGGTAGTAGGTCTTGTCACAAAAAAAGAAATGGTGCTTGGAAATAGAATAAAACCAGATGATGTAATTATTGGTGCAAAAAGTAGTGGAATTCACTCAAATGGGTATTCACTTGCAAGAAAAGCACTATTATCAAAATATTCAGTAAAAGATAAAGTCAAAAAAGTTGGGAGAATTGGAGATGCACTTCTCACACCAACAGAAATTTATGTAAAACCAGTTTTAGAAATAAATCAAAAATGCAAAGTCAGTGGATTTGCCCATATAACAGGTGGTGCATTTACAAAATTATTGAGATTAAAAAACATAGGATTCAGGATTGACAACCTACCAAAAATTCCTCCAATTATGGAATTAATAGCAGAGCAGGGGGTAAAACAAGAAGAGATGTACAAGACATTTAACATGGGAGTAGGATTTTGCGTCATAGCACCAAAAGATCAAGGAGATAAGATCAAATCAATTTTTAAAAAACATAAAATCGAAAGTCAGGAAATAGGACAGATAGTCTCAAAGAAAGGGGTTTTTGTGAACTCTATTAAAATCACATAA
- a CDS encoding hypothetical protein (hypothetical protein Nmar_0583): MEEIGLMRSKYLPPSTVFRNGMLRHPFRVYANKDGTICTIICEITLRMEGIYSIVSAILDWSDRNGSKEMVILDGIPSDEHDGKAYCAAREDLIRTMADKDISAIPQGFITGIPGGILNECIVRKIQGIVLLAKANKTLPDPEAAATLIEALNRFYEMEINTTNLEKEKERINSEFGELSQKYVKHREEFAGMYM; the protein is encoded by the coding sequence ATGGAAGAAATAGGATTGATGAGATCAAAATATCTCCCACCATCAACAGTTTTTAGAAATGGGATGTTACGTCACCCTTTCAGAGTGTATGCAAACAAAGACGGCACAATATGCACAATAATTTGTGAGATTACATTAAGAATGGAAGGGATCTATTCTATTGTTTCAGCAATTTTAGATTGGAGTGACAGAAATGGTTCAAAAGAAATGGTAATTTTAGACGGAATACCAAGTGATGAACATGATGGCAAAGCATACTGTGCAGCAAGAGAAGACTTGATCAGAACAATGGCAGATAAAGACATCAGTGCAATTCCACAGGGATTTATCACAGGAATTCCAGGAGGAATTTTAAATGAATGTATTGTAAGAAAGATTCAAGGGATTGTATTACTAGCAAAGGCAAACAAAACACTACCAGATCCTGAAGCTGCTGCAACATTAATTGAGGCATTGAATAGATTTTATGAGATGGAAATCAATACAACAAATTTAGAGAAGGAAAAAGAAAGGATCAATTCAGAGTTTGGGGAATTATCTCAGAAATATGTTAAACATAGAGAAGAATTTGCTGGTATGTACATGTAA
- a CDS encoding radical SAM domain-containing protein — protein MDGNLYENICKDIKKEIPDIHIHGFSPEEVLYGASRSNTTIREYLKRLKEAGVNTLPGTAAEILDQKLRDKISPGRISVKDWIEVIKTAHSIGINTTSTMMFGHIETPEDRVNHIAKIREIQKETGGFTEFVPLNFIYSEAPMYKHQTHDQIRQGASGNDVLLTHAIARIMLNNYIDNIQMSWVKEGQKMSQLLLMWGANDFGGTLINESISTSAGSNYGQLIKPKEIRRLSREIGRIPAERNTQYKILKKFDKDNDVEDELDRISDSSKFGSYAELIKINKFRYKNPRA, from the coding sequence ATGGATGGTAATTTGTATGAGAATATTTGTAAGGATATTAAAAAAGAAATTCCAGATATTCACATTCATGGATTCTCGCCTGAAGAAGTACTATACGGAGCATCAAGATCAAATACAACAATTAGAGAATATTTGAAAAGGCTCAAAGAGGCAGGCGTAAACACACTACCAGGAACTGCAGCTGAAATATTAGATCAAAAATTAAGAGACAAAATATCTCCGGGAAGAATTAGTGTCAAAGACTGGATAGAGGTAATTAAAACAGCTCATAGTATAGGAATCAACACTACATCAACTATGATGTTTGGACATATTGAAACGCCTGAAGACAGAGTAAACCATATTGCAAAAATAAGAGAGATTCAAAAAGAAACAGGTGGATTTACGGAATTTGTCCCACTTAATTTTATCTATAGTGAAGCTCCAATGTATAAACATCAAACACATGATCAAATAAGACAAGGTGCAAGTGGAAATGATGTTTTGTTAACACATGCAATTGCAAGAATCATGTTGAATAATTACATAGACAATATCCAAATGTCATGGGTAAAAGAAGGTCAAAAAATGTCACAATTGCTGTTAATGTGGGGAGCCAATGATTTTGGTGGAACATTAATCAATGAAAGTATTTCGACTTCAGCTGGATCCAATTATGGTCAATTAATAAAACCAAAAGAAATAAGAAGATTATCCAGAGAGATTGGAAGAATCCCTGCAGAAAGAAATACACAGTATAAAATATTAAAAAAGTTTGACAAAGATAATGACGTAGAAGATGAGTTAGATAGGATATCAGATTCATCAAAATTTGGGTCATATGCAGAATTAATTAAAATCAATAAATTCAGATACAAAAATCCTAGAGCATAG
- a CDS encoding hypothetical protein (hypothetical protein Nmar_0585) — protein sequence MMRARLTYIPVEVADQFEDFIIKRDVQILDAVKARTKDYSTLSLLKLLYQLRGNPMTFSDLYTKSKIRMKKSFLNYLHLCVDYNFIQKEAVGANVIYSITDKGRIMLNLFIHKSN from the coding sequence ATGATGCGAGCAAGACTAACATACATACCTGTAGAAGTAGCAGATCAGTTTGAAGATTTTATTATAAAACGAGATGTCCAAATACTTGATGCAGTAAAAGCAAGAACAAAAGATTACAGTACATTATCACTTCTAAAATTACTGTATCAACTCAGAGGGAACCCAATGACGTTTTCAGATTTGTATACAAAATCAAAGATAAGAATGAAAAAATCATTTCTTAATTATTTGCACCTTTGTGTAGATTACAATTTTATACAAAAAGAAGCAGTGGGAGCAAATGTGATCTATTCGATAACGGATAAAGGTAGAATAATGTTGAATCTGTTTATTCATAAAAGTAATTAG
- a CDS encoding radical SAM domain-containing protein, with amino-acid sequence MLSSESLNNVLEDKIISRDEIIQICKNSENNPNELFSAAQILRKKFKKDSVTFSKKAFFNIVNLCKDTCSYCTYKAEPGEEKISLMSKQEIKQLLSLAKKYRCVEALFVTGEAPEQRYQEARDWLKSNGFKSTAEYLVHASELAIEAGLFPHTNAGNLEKEDLKELQKTNVSMGIMLENVSDRLTKKGMPHYLASSKRPKARLEVLENTGKLGIPMTTGILIGIGETPIEIIDSIFAIKKLQEKYGNIQEVIVQNFQPKHDTLMSNTPPTDENYFKRIVALTRIIMPKMNIQIPPNLSPKSYQSFLTLGINDWGGISPLTPDYVNPEFSWPEIKKIEKNSNDAGFELKCRFPTYPEFFSFISKELRGKMKSIEDEEGLVKQEYWK; translated from the coding sequence GTGTTAAGCTCTGAGAGTTTAAACAATGTTTTAGAGGATAAAATAATCTCCAGAGACGAAATAATACAAATATGCAAAAATTCAGAAAATAATCCAAATGAGTTATTTTCCGCAGCTCAAATATTGAGAAAAAAATTCAAAAAAGATTCTGTGACATTTTCAAAAAAAGCATTTTTCAATATTGTAAATTTATGTAAAGACACTTGTTCTTATTGCACATACAAAGCAGAACCGGGAGAAGAAAAAATATCATTAATGTCAAAACAAGAGATAAAACAACTGCTATCCCTTGCAAAAAAATACAGATGTGTGGAAGCCTTGTTTGTAACCGGCGAGGCTCCTGAACAAAGATATCAAGAAGCTCGAGATTGGCTAAAATCTAACGGATTCAAATCAACTGCAGAATATTTAGTTCATGCATCAGAATTAGCAATAGAAGCAGGGTTGTTCCCTCATACTAATGCAGGAAATTTAGAAAAAGAGGATCTAAAAGAATTACAAAAAACTAATGTTTCAATGGGCATAATGTTAGAAAATGTCAGCGACCGATTAACAAAAAAAGGAATGCCGCATTATTTGGCATCTAGTAAGCGACCAAAGGCTCGACTGGAAGTTCTAGAAAATACTGGTAAATTAGGAATACCCATGACAACAGGGATACTAATAGGAATTGGAGAAACACCGATTGAGATCATAGATTCAATTTTTGCAATAAAAAAATTGCAAGAAAAATATGGGAATATACAAGAAGTGATTGTTCAGAATTTTCAGCCAAAACATGACACCTTAATGAGCAATACTCCACCAACAGATGAAAATTATTTCAAAAGAATTGTTGCCTTAACAAGAATAATTATGCCAAAAATGAATATTCAGATTCCTCCAAATTTATCTCCAAAGTCATATCAGAGTTTTTTAACACTTGGAATAAATGACTGGGGTGGAATTTCTCCATTGACTCCAGATTATGTCAATCCAGAATTTTCTTGGCCAGAAATCAAAAAAATTGAAAAAAATTCAAATGATGCAGGATTTGAATTAAAATGCAGATTTCCAACATATCCAGAATTTTTTTCATTTATTAGCAAAGAGTTAAGAGGTAAGATGAAAAGTATTGAAGATGAGGAAGGGTTGGTAAAGCAGGAGTATTGGAAATGA